A stretch of DNA from Kwoniella mangroviensis CBS 8507 chromosome 1 map unlocalized Ctg01, whole genome shotgun sequence:
CAAATCTGAAGAAGTCACTCACCAATTTCTTGCTTACCCAATTCCCGATAATAGCTTCAACGACCAGGAAATTGTCGCTCTTTCGGGTGCACATGCCATGGGTAGATGTCATACCGGTAAGTACATACTCTTACTGTTTTTTTCCCCTCCAACCCGAAACTGATTCTTGATGTCTGATTTAGACCGATCCGGTTTCGAAGGTCCATGGACTTTCTCACCTGTCACTTTCTCAAACCAATACTTCACTTTACTCGAAGATGAACCTTGGCAATGGAGAAAATGGTTAGTTTTCGCTCTATAGCATAATTAGAAACAATGTTAATATCATTGACTTTCTGATTTGTAGGAAAGGTCCAGCTCAATATGAAGACAAGAAGACCAAATCACTTATGATGCTTCCGTGAGTCATCAAAACCTTCCAACCTATCTCATCCACTATAAGACTGACTCACGCGTCTCTCTCCACTCAGCACCGACATGGCCCTCGTAAAGGACAAGTCATTCAAGAAATTCGTGGACATCTATGCTAAGGACGAAGATGCTTTCTTCAAGGAGTGAGTTGTGACTTTCGCGTACCATTATCTCATTTAAACCGGTCATACTGATTGACCCCCGCCTCGCTCAGCTTCTCCAAGGCTTTCGCTAAGCTCCTCGAACTTGGTGTCCCTACTGCTCAATTCGCTGGTGAACCTTGGAAGATGGGTAGCGAATAATTCTTCTGTTCATATATTCGAGATCAATACAAGTCCAGTGAGAATTGGCCAGGGGATATTGGCGTAGAGTGTTGTCGATAATTTTCCATTCTTGATTTCAATCGTTTTCGTTTCACTGTTTCATCAGAAGTAAATAAAATATGCAAGTGTGTATCTTTGAATGGCAGCCATCATATGATGAGTGTCTAGTCCGAAATTCGGGTCTTGTCATCgtcccatctcatcacatctcatcagcaGACCATCATGAGCTGTGCGACATCGCATCTGCCTCCAGCCAAGAGAACAAGTGAACAAAACATCGGCTATACACGACCTTGTAAAACCGAAGGTCGCGTGATAACGCACCATGACGTGTTAATCATTTGATCCCGGCTTTGGTCGGATTATTGCGGTTATATGACGTGTGAATGAATTGGCCTATGAGAATTCAAGGATTACTGCTGTTTTGCAGTGTTACATCCAGTTCACTGCAGTTTTGGTTGCTCCTCCTTGGAGTGGACAATATCACCGTATAAACTCTCTCTTTGTTAACGtgtccttctctttctctctttctctttcatccaatCCGACTAACCATTCAAAAGAGTTATTCCTCACGTATAGCAATTCATCTGACCTAGAGGTGGTCGATCATTGTTCATatactcttcatccaattcctcttATAACCTTTTAAACCTTTTGACATACGCCCACCAAAATGTCCTCATCAAGATTCTTGGTCAAGGGGGCTCAGTCCCTCTCGTCATCATCTAGATCATCAATGTTGACTAGATCCATGGCTACTCTTCAATCTTCTATCGGTGACAAGCAAGTACCCATGTCCAACCTCGAGAAGGGCAAGTTCGTAAACTACGCTAGAATCGAGAGCAATTTACAAGTTGTCAGACAACGGTGAGCATTTCCCTCGTTCATTCTTTTCTGCGTATTGCATGTATACCTATCCTTGTGAGACACCATATAATGGGCAGAGGCGACGAGGCGAagcgaagagaagaggagatgggcGGTGGCAAGATTTGGACAAGATGACAGAAATACCAATTCTCATTCGTCAATCTCACCGGCTCCACTCCCTTACCGGCCTCCGTCTCCACTTATTCCCACATGATATATACTGACTGATATCGATGAAACAGACTCAACCGACCCCTTACCCTCGCCGAAAAGATCGTCTACGGTCACTTGGATAACCCCCACGAACAAGATATCGAGCGAGGTGTATCTTACCTTAAGCTTAGACCTGACGTGAGTTGTATTTCCCCGTATATCCCGCTGGATCAGTCGCTGATTGTCTCCTCCCAATTTCCCATGATTATAGCGAGTTGCTTGTCAAGATGCTACCGctcaagtgagtcatcctcTTCCGGCAATTTCTCCCGTGCTACGTCATTTGTTGGATCACATTGACTGACCTGTCTGTGCTCTTCTTTTCGCCCTTAGATGGCTATTCTCCAATTCATGTCTGCCGGTCTCCCTCAAACAGCCGTACCAACCTCTGTACACTGTGATCACTTGATTCAAGCTCAAGTTGGTGGTCCCAAAGATTTGGCCCGAGCTATCGACATCAACAAGGAAGTTTACGACTTCTTGGCTACTGCTTGTGCCAAATACGGTATCGGTTTCTGGAAGCCTGGTTCCGGTATTATGTGAGTACTCCCCTTTCCGATTTATTAAATCGTGTCTGATTGCATCATTTTTACAgccaccaaatcatcctcgAAAACTACGCTCTCCCAGGTCTCATGATGATCGGTACCGACTCTCACACTCCTAACGCTGGTGGTCTCGGTATGGTCGCTTGTGGTGTTGGTGGTGCCGATGCTGTCGATGTCATGGCTGGTATCCCTTGGGAACTTAAAGCTCCTAAGGTTATCGGTGTCTACCTTGACGGTAAGATGAGCGGATGGACCACTCCTaaagatatcatcctcaaAGTAGCTGGTATCCTCACCGTCAAGGGTGGTACCGGTGCCATCATCGAATACCACGGTCCTGGTGTTGAATCTCTCTCTTGTACCGGTATGGCCACCATCTGTAACATGGGTGCTGAAATCGGTGCCACCACCTCCCTCTTCCCTTACAACAAGCGAATGGCTTCTTACCTCCAAGCTACTGGCCGATCTCAACAAGCCGCTTACGCTCAAGAGTTCAACCACAACTTGCAACCCGATGAAGGATCCGAGTACGACCGAAGAATCGAGATCAACCTTTCCGAACTTGAACCCCATATCAACGGTCCCTTCACCCCTGATCTTGCCACTCCCATCTCCAAATTTGCCGAGgaagtcaagaagaacaactGGCCAGAGGAGCTCAAGGTCGGTCTTATCGGTTCATGTACCAACTCTTCATACGAAGACATGTCTCGATCAGCCCACATCGCTAAGGAAGCTGCCGACCACGGTCTCAAGGccaa
This window harbors:
- a CDS encoding aconitate hydratase, mitochondrial; protein product: MSSSRFLVKGAQSLSSSSRSSMLTRSMATLQSSIGDKQVPMSNLEKGKFVNYARIESNLQVVRQRLNRPLTLAEKIVYGHLDNPHEQDIERGVSYLKLRPDRVACQDATAQMAILQFMSAGLPQTAVPTSVHCDHLIQAQVGGPKDLARAIDINKEVYDFLATACAKYGIGFWKPGSGIIHQIILENYALPGLMMIGTDSHTPNAGGLGMVACGVGGADAVDVMAGIPWELKAPKVIGVYLDGKMSGWTTPKDIILKVAGILTVKGGTGAIIEYHGPGVESLSCTGMATICNMGAEIGATTSLFPYNKRMASYLQATGRSQQAAYAQEFNHNLQPDEGSEYDRRIEINLSELEPHINGPFTPDLATPISKFAEEVKKNNWPEELKVGLIGSCTNSSYEDMSRSAHIAKEAADHGLKAKSIFTITPGSEQVRATIARDGFVDTFENVGGVVLANACGPCIGQWDRQDVKKGEVNSIISSYNRNFTGRNDANPATHAFVASPDLVTAMTFAGSLSFNPLTDSLKGADGKEFKFSDPAGHELPAKGYDPGENTFQAPPEDGASVNVAVSPTSDRLQLLKPFKAWDGKDIVDAPVLIKAKGKCTTDHISAGGPWLKYRGHLENISQNCLIGAINADNGKANEVLNQETGEYGAVPTVGAYYRDRDIPWVVVGDENYGEGSSREHAALEPRFLGGRAVICRSFARIHETNLKKQGMLPLWFKNPADYEKISGSDKLSIVGLNEFKPGQDIKVEITHKNGSKDSFLTTSSINEGQWEWFKAGSALNKMAAAAAARQ